In the Opitutia bacterium genome, one interval contains:
- a CDS encoding MmcQ/YjbR family DNA-binding protein, with protein sequence MTAADFRRFVLALPGTIEGAHRGHADFRLGGRVIASLDSPDVGWAMVKLTPAQQSEVLGASASGFRPANGAWGVQGYTILFLADAKAEPVRAALALAAANVTAKKKSRAPKRR encoded by the coding sequence GTGACCGCCGCAGACTTCCGACGTTTTGTCCTCGCCCTGCCGGGCACGATCGAAGGCGCGCATCGCGGCCACGCAGACTTCCGTCTCGGCGGCCGCGTCATCGCCTCGCTCGATTCGCCGGATGTCGGCTGGGCCATGGTGAAGCTCACGCCCGCCCAGCAATCCGAGGTGCTCGGCGCGTCCGCGAGCGGATTTCGCCCGGCCAACGGCGCGTGGGGCGTCCAAGGCTACACCATTCTCTTCCTAGCCGACGCCAAGGCCGAGCCCGTGCGCGCGGCGCTCGCGCTAGCCGCCGCCAACGTCACCGCCAAAAAAAAGTCCCGCGCGCCGAAGCGCCGCTGA
- a CDS encoding SAM-dependent methyltransferase, with the protein MSTGLAPEVSEFLALLDASVRDGTFTRLTLGKPRGGDDATLQNVFVRPVRLKSGAHLSFLWRHDRRDLTKNIPPADGIIEVGRLVGTIFHSAHLFIGARTAQLEFNKKGEPRLTFGKNTPPAAAKLVREDAHDRTKARLLPVSSHDWLHALGVTNSTGIVREGMADKHRQIHKFVELLHHLVADATLPHDRPIEIADMGCGKGYLTFATHDYFDRVAKRSVRVCGVELRPELVEQCNTLAHDTDREKLSFVRGTIQEATLPAPDVLIALHACDTATDDAIARGLAAGSALIVTAPCCQKELRPQLRAAPVLAPALRHGIFQERHAEFATDALRALLLEWAGYDTKVFEFISTEHTAKNLMIAATKRTRADSADERAERAQAVRALAEFYGVKRQALAAHLDFALSLP; encoded by the coding sequence ATGTCCACCGGCCTCGCGCCTGAAGTCTCCGAATTCCTCGCCCTGCTCGACGCGAGCGTGCGCGACGGCACCTTCACGCGCCTCACGCTCGGCAAACCCCGCGGCGGCGACGACGCGACGCTCCAAAACGTCTTCGTCCGCCCCGTGCGCCTGAAATCCGGCGCGCACCTGAGCTTTCTCTGGCGCCACGACCGCCGCGACCTCACGAAAAACATCCCGCCCGCCGACGGCATCATCGAAGTCGGCCGGCTCGTCGGCACGATCTTCCACAGCGCCCACCTCTTCATCGGCGCGCGCACCGCGCAGCTCGAGTTCAACAAGAAGGGCGAACCGCGCCTCACCTTCGGCAAGAACACGCCGCCCGCCGCCGCGAAACTCGTGCGCGAAGACGCCCACGATCGCACCAAAGCCCGCCTGCTGCCCGTCTCGAGCCATGACTGGTTGCACGCCCTCGGCGTCACCAACTCGACCGGCATCGTGCGCGAAGGCATGGCCGACAAGCATCGGCAAATCCACAAGTTCGTCGAACTCCTCCACCACCTCGTCGCCGACGCCACGCTGCCGCACGACCGGCCGATCGAGATCGCCGACATGGGCTGCGGCAAGGGCTACCTCACCTTCGCCACGCACGACTACTTCGATCGCGTCGCCAAGCGCTCGGTTCGCGTGTGCGGCGTCGAGTTGCGCCCGGAACTCGTCGAGCAGTGCAACACCCTCGCGCACGACACCGACCGCGAAAAACTCTCCTTCGTCCGCGGCACCATCCAGGAGGCCACGCTGCCCGCGCCCGACGTGCTCATCGCGCTCCACGCCTGCGACACCGCGACGGACGACGCCATCGCGCGCGGCCTCGCCGCCGGCAGCGCGCTGATCGTCACCGCGCCCTGCTGCCAGAAGGAACTCCGCCCGCAGCTCCGCGCCGCGCCCGTGCTCGCCCCCGCGCTGCGGCACGGCATTTTCCAGGAACGCCACGCGGAATTCGCCACCGACGCCCTGCGCGCACTGCTGCTCGAATGGGCCGGCTACGACACGAAGGTGTTCGAGTTCATCTCGACCGAGCACACGGCGAAGAACCTCATGATCGCCGCGACCAAACGCACCCGCGCCGATAGCGCCGACGAACGCGCCGAGCGGGCGCAGGCCGTTCGCGCGCTGGCGGAATTCTACGGCGTGAAACGCCAGGCGCTCGCCGCCCATCTCGACTTCGCGCTGTCGTTGCCGTGA
- a CDS encoding iron-sulfur cluster-binding protein: MAKQLIDQAAATLPADKRVSVYQSTKATHEKRTKLLFDQFNDPDLLRQRAGEIKQHVIENLDTLLPAVEAKLKANGAQVHWASTGEAACEAVLRIMQAHGAKKMVKAKTMVSEEIELAHYLEKHGIEALETDLGEFIVQIDKDHPSHIVRPIIHKNRREIATSFEREGLGAYNDDPETITRRARQFLRHKYLEADVGLTGANFVSVESGRIVLVTNEGNSRFSLAAPKVHIALVGIEKLVPRDRDLGVLLNLLARSATAQQLTVYTEFISGPKGATQPDGPEEMHVIFVDNGRTEVLASDCREILRCIRCGACLNVCPVYRQASGHAYRSVYPGPVGAVLSPLLAGKKFPELADLPKASSLCGACNEVCPVNIPIPDLLLRLREKGKREGAPLASVGTPPMGAWALMASQPTAWKAALFGGKALNYLPTKLIPVPALRAWEEKRALPAWRGGEFRKWMKQRRKS, from the coding sequence ATGGCCAAGCAACTCATCGACCAAGCCGCCGCGACGCTGCCCGCCGACAAGCGCGTCTCGGTTTACCAGAGCACGAAGGCGACGCACGAGAAGCGCACCAAGCTGCTCTTCGACCAATTCAACGATCCCGACCTACTGCGCCAGCGCGCGGGCGAGATCAAGCAGCACGTCATCGAGAACCTCGACACGCTGCTGCCCGCCGTCGAAGCGAAGTTGAAGGCCAACGGCGCGCAGGTCCACTGGGCGTCGACCGGCGAGGCGGCCTGCGAAGCGGTGCTGCGCATCATGCAGGCGCACGGCGCCAAAAAAATGGTGAAGGCGAAGACGATGGTCTCCGAGGAGATCGAGCTCGCACACTACCTCGAGAAGCACGGCATCGAGGCGCTCGAGACCGACCTCGGCGAATTCATCGTCCAAATCGACAAGGACCACCCGAGCCACATCGTCCGGCCGATCATTCACAAGAACCGCCGCGAGATCGCGACGAGCTTCGAGCGCGAGGGCCTCGGCGCCTACAATGACGATCCCGAGACGATCACGCGTCGCGCGCGGCAGTTTCTCCGCCACAAATACCTCGAAGCCGACGTCGGCCTGACCGGCGCCAACTTCGTCTCCGTCGAGAGCGGGCGCATCGTGCTCGTGACGAACGAGGGCAACTCGCGCTTCAGCCTCGCCGCGCCGAAAGTCCACATTGCGCTCGTCGGCATCGAGAAGCTTGTTCCGCGCGACCGCGATCTCGGCGTGCTGCTCAACCTCCTCGCGCGCTCCGCGACCGCGCAGCAACTGACGGTCTACACCGAGTTCATCTCGGGGCCGAAGGGCGCGACGCAGCCCGACGGGCCGGAGGAGATGCACGTCATCTTCGTCGACAACGGACGCACCGAGGTGCTCGCCTCCGATTGCCGCGAGATCCTGCGCTGCATCCGCTGCGGCGCTTGCCTGAACGTCTGCCCCGTCTACCGGCAGGCGAGCGGCCACGCCTACCGCAGCGTTTATCCCGGCCCGGTCGGTGCGGTGCTCTCGCCGCTGCTCGCCGGGAAGAAGTTTCCGGAGCTGGCGGATTTGCCGAAAGCCTCGTCGCTCTGCGGCGCGTGCAACGAGGTTTGCCCCGTGAACATCCCGATTCCCGATCTGCTCCTGCGCTTGCGCGAGAAGGGCAAGCGCGAGGGCGCGCCGCTCGCTTCGGTCGGCACGCCGCCGATGGGTGCGTGGGCGCTCATGGCGTCGCAGCCGACGGCGTGGAAGGCCGCGCTGTTCGGCGGCAAGGCGCTGAACTATCTCCCGACGAAACTGATTCCCGTGCCCGCGCTCCGTGCGTGGGAGGAGAAGCGCGCGCTGCCCGCGTGGCGCGGCGGCGAGTTCAGGAAGTGGATGAAGCAACGGAGGAAGTCATGA
- a CDS encoding metallophosphoesterase, protein MNRRHFVRTLGALAGTAAAAPLLVAAENASRPRALRVAHITDTHVTTNPNCAAGLEQLLAELSALDPAPDFILHTGDVIMDSWAVRDAARVDQLWNVWRGAAARLRAPVRACLGNHDIWIGETRERGGLRYQLRAMDELQLERPWYAFEQGGWRFLVLDSTRPVVDGEKTYYRAHLDPEQLEWFRGEVARTPAAQPLVVCSHIPILSAAVHEWGQVLEKVVDFPAPGRASGGRVVSSALMHTDSSVLQAVLRKRGGVTLCVSGHLHLQDHVAYDGVHYLGNGAVSADWWGKPVFHQTGAGFAVLDLGSDGSWNRTYHSCAWA, encoded by the coding sequence ATGAATCGCCGCCACTTCGTTCGGACCCTCGGCGCGCTGGCGGGCACGGCTGCGGCCGCGCCGCTTCTTGTTGCCGCGGAAAACGCCTCCCGCCCGCGCGCGCTGCGCGTGGCTCACATCACGGATACCCACGTCACGACCAACCCGAACTGCGCGGCGGGCTTGGAGCAGTTGCTTGCGGAACTCTCGGCGCTCGATCCGGCGCCGGATTTCATCCTGCACACGGGTGACGTGATCATGGATTCGTGGGCCGTGCGCGACGCGGCGCGCGTCGACCAGCTGTGGAACGTCTGGCGTGGCGCGGCGGCGCGGTTGCGCGCCCCGGTGCGCGCTTGCCTCGGCAATCACGACATCTGGATCGGCGAGACGCGCGAACGCGGCGGGCTCCGCTATCAACTGCGCGCGATGGATGAGCTGCAGCTGGAGCGCCCGTGGTATGCGTTCGAGCAGGGTGGCTGGCGGTTTCTCGTGCTGGACAGCACGCGGCCGGTGGTCGACGGCGAGAAGACCTACTATCGCGCGCACCTCGATCCGGAGCAGCTCGAGTGGTTCCGCGGCGAAGTGGCGCGCACGCCGGCCGCGCAGCCCTTGGTAGTCTGCTCGCACATTCCCATTCTGTCGGCGGCCGTGCACGAGTGGGGACAGGTGCTTGAGAAAGTGGTCGATTTTCCCGCGCCGGGCCGGGCCTCCGGCGGGAGGGTGGTGAGCTCGGCGCTCATGCACACGGACAGCAGTGTGCTGCAAGCGGTGTTGCGGAAACGCGGCGGCGTCACGCTCTGCGTCAGCGGGCATCTGCATCTGCAGGACCACGTCGCCTACGACGGCGTCCACTATCTCGGCAACGGGGCGGTCAGCGCCGATTGGTGGGGCAAGCCGGTGTTTCACCAGACGGGCGCCGGCTTCGCGGTGCTGGACCTGGGGTCGGACGGTTCATGGAACCGCACTTATCACTCCTGCGCGTGGGCGTGA
- a CDS encoding LUD domain-containing protein codes for MSNDREAILGRVRAALAPLPQRAALPDWERELVRMRQMQGASDLTATFCARLKGVNGTPLQSAAELADLLAKNQWTRGYCDPALLPLLGAALAGVQVETTFDRTRVDDYAFGITRASAAIAETGTVVLTDGDTSSRLAALAPWAHIVVLKRMDIFPDIPAALAALPADPNIIWVTGPSKTADVEGILIEGVHGPGVQAVLLVD; via the coding sequence ATGAGCAACGACCGCGAAGCGATCCTCGGCCGCGTCCGCGCGGCCCTTGCGCCGTTGCCGCAACGCGCGGCGCTGCCCGATTGGGAGCGCGAACTCGTGCGCATGCGCCAGATGCAGGGCGCCAGCGATCTCACCGCGACCTTCTGCGCGCGACTCAAGGGCGTGAACGGCACGCCGCTGCAATCGGCGGCGGAACTGGCCGATTTGCTGGCGAAGAACCAATGGACGCGTGGCTACTGCGATCCGGCGCTGCTGCCGCTGCTCGGAGCCGCGCTCGCCGGCGTGCAGGTGGAGACGACTTTCGACCGCACGCGCGTCGACGATTACGCGTTCGGCATCACACGCGCCTCGGCGGCGATCGCGGAGACCGGCACGGTGGTGCTGACCGACGGCGACACGAGCTCGCGGCTTGCGGCACTGGCGCCGTGGGCGCACATCGTCGTCCTGAAGCGCATGGATATTTTCCCGGACATCCCGGCTGCGCTCGCGGCGCTGCCCGCTGATCCGAACATCATCTGGGTCACCGGTCCCTCGAAGACCGCCGACGTCGAGGGCATCCTGATCGAAGGCGTCCACGGTCCGGGTGTGCAGGCGGTGCTGTTGGTCGACTGA